A window from Acidithiobacillus sp. encodes these proteins:
- a CDS encoding CusA/CzcA family heavy metal efflux RND transporter, producing MIRAIMRWCMANYLLVVIAVLVLIVGGTLAVMNIPLEAIPDISPTQVIVKTSYPGQAPQIVQDQVTYPLETTLQEVPGAQAVRGYSMFGDSYVYVLFKGGTSIYQARNLVLQYLSQVQSKLPPGITPALGPNSSGVDWIFEYALSDPGGTLNLAQLTTLQNWFLKYELQGIPGVAEVATVGGMVQEYQVVVDPQKLLAYNLTLPEVETAIRAANGETSGSVVDMGEASYIVRTSGYIRSLKNLEDASLAVRDGVPITLREVARVQLGPQLPNGIADLNGQGQVVGGIVMMNQGGNAYALIRQIERKLKDIRPSLPKGVQVVTTYSQAPLIQRSIHTLTGKLLEESLAVALISLLFLLRARSALVALVALPLGILAALLIMWAMGIPANIMSLGGIAIAIGVMMDAPVVMIENMHKHLEHNPGVDPWAAAIAAAEEVGPALFFSLIIIAVSFLPVFALGGEEGKLFAPLAFTKTFSVAAAAMLSVTLVPILMAWFIRGRILPESKNPLNRVLAFLYRPVIHSVLRAPWIILVLALLLTATLYYPWNRLGSEFMPPLNEGTLLYMPVTQDPAVSIGQAATLLQQTDRILKTFPEVETVFGEAGRAQTATDQSPLSMFDTVVNLKNPDQWPAGMTMHKLQSKMNKALQVAGLSNIWTQPLKGRVDMLTTGLQTPLGIKIGGTDLDTLNRLGQELQTVLRKVPGTQSAYAARVTGGRYIVVHTDRAKAARYGLSVADVNRLVETAIGGEVLTTAVQGLERFPVDLRYPRELRQSLSTLMESRIATPDGAQIPLAQVADLRIEGGPAMLTSDNSRLNSWIYIDLKPGTNIGAYVPRAKAAIAKAVRLPGGYTISWVGQYQVMEQAAKRLELVIPAVILLIALLLYFNFKNWVEVTIILLTLPLSLVGGFWLVYWLGYKLSVAVAVGFIALAGVAAEFGVVMLLYLDQALIRRQARDALQTWHDLQLAVIEGTMLRLRPLAMTLTLVVGGLLPIMFSHGAGADVMKRIAAPMVGGMFSAALLALLVIPALYALWQKRRLGLR from the coding sequence ATGATTAGGGCGATTATGCGCTGGTGCATGGCCAATTACCTGCTGGTCGTGATCGCCGTTCTGGTGTTGATCGTTGGTGGTACGTTGGCGGTGATGAATATCCCGCTGGAAGCCATCCCCGACATCTCGCCCACCCAGGTCATCGTCAAGACCTCCTATCCGGGTCAGGCTCCGCAAATCGTTCAGGACCAGGTCACCTATCCCCTGGAGACCACCCTGCAGGAGGTACCCGGTGCCCAGGCCGTGCGTGGCTACTCCATGTTCGGGGACTCCTATGTCTATGTCCTCTTCAAAGGGGGCACCAGCATCTATCAGGCCCGCAACCTAGTACTCCAATACCTGAGTCAGGTACAGTCCAAACTGCCGCCGGGGATCACGCCAGCCCTGGGTCCCAACAGTTCGGGGGTGGACTGGATCTTCGAGTACGCCCTCAGCGATCCCGGCGGGACCTTGAATCTCGCCCAGCTCACCACCCTGCAGAACTGGTTTCTCAAATACGAACTGCAAGGCATCCCTGGCGTCGCGGAGGTGGCCACGGTGGGGGGCATGGTGCAGGAGTACCAAGTGGTGGTGGACCCCCAGAAACTCCTCGCCTACAACCTGACTCTGCCGGAGGTAGAGACCGCCATCCGTGCTGCCAACGGGGAAACCAGTGGCTCGGTGGTGGACATGGGAGAAGCGAGTTATATCGTCCGCACCTCGGGTTACATTCGTTCCCTGAAAAACCTGGAGGATGCGTCGCTGGCCGTGCGCGACGGCGTGCCCATTACGCTGCGGGAGGTGGCTCGGGTGCAGTTGGGCCCGCAATTACCCAATGGCATCGCCGATCTCAACGGCCAGGGCCAGGTGGTGGGTGGTATCGTGATGATGAACCAGGGCGGCAACGCCTATGCCCTCATCCGCCAGATCGAGCGCAAGCTGAAGGACATCCGGCCCTCCCTGCCCAAGGGGGTGCAGGTCGTCACGACCTATAGCCAAGCCCCGCTCATCCAGCGCAGCATTCATACCCTGACCGGCAAGTTGCTGGAAGAATCCCTGGCGGTAGCACTTATTTCTCTGCTTTTCCTGCTGCGTGCGCGTTCGGCGCTGGTGGCCCTCGTCGCCCTGCCGCTGGGAATACTGGCCGCCCTCCTCATCATGTGGGCGATGGGCATCCCCGCCAACATCATGTCCCTGGGCGGCATCGCCATCGCCATCGGCGTGATGATGGATGCCCCCGTGGTCATGATCGAGAATATGCACAAGCATTTGGAACACAACCCCGGCGTCGACCCTTGGGCGGCGGCCATAGCGGCGGCGGAGGAGGTCGGTCCAGCCCTGTTCTTCTCGCTGATCATCATCGCCGTTTCCTTCCTGCCGGTCTTCGCCCTGGGCGGCGAGGAGGGCAAGCTCTTCGCGCCGCTCGCCTTCACCAAGACGTTTTCCGTGGCCGCCGCCGCCATGCTCTCGGTAACCCTGGTGCCCATCCTCATGGCTTGGTTCATTCGCGGCCGCATCCTCCCCGAAAGCAAAAACCCCCTGAATCGGGTCCTGGCTTTCCTCTACCGACCGGTCATCCACAGTGTCCTGCGCGCTCCCTGGATCATTTTGGTCCTCGCCCTGCTGCTCACGGCCACCCTCTACTACCCCTGGAACCGCCTGGGGTCGGAATTTATGCCACCCCTGAACGAGGGGACGCTGCTCTACATGCCGGTCACCCAGGATCCGGCAGTCTCCATCGGCCAGGCGGCCACGCTCCTGCAGCAGACGGACCGCATCCTGAAGACCTTCCCCGAGGTGGAGACGGTTTTCGGCGAGGCCGGAAGGGCACAAACGGCGACCGATCAATCGCCCCTGTCCATGTTTGATACGGTGGTGAATTTGAAAAATCCCGACCAGTGGCCAGCCGGGATGACCATGCACAAGCTGCAAAGCAAGATGAACAAAGCCTTGCAAGTCGCCGGTCTGTCGAATATCTGGACGCAGCCGCTCAAAGGACGGGTGGATATGCTGACTACCGGTCTCCAGACGCCATTAGGCATTAAAATCGGCGGAACGGATCTCGATACCCTGAACCGCCTGGGGCAGGAACTCCAAACGGTTTTGCGCAAGGTCCCTGGGACCCAAAGCGCCTATGCGGCCCGCGTCACCGGTGGCCGCTATATCGTCGTGCACACCGACCGCGCCAAGGCCGCCCGCTACGGCCTTTCGGTGGCGGATGTGAACCGTCTCGTGGAGACGGCCATCGGTGGCGAGGTCCTGACCACCGCGGTACAAGGACTGGAGCGCTTTCCGGTGGATCTCCGTTACCCCCGGGAACTGCGCCAGTCCCTGTCCACCCTGATGGAAAGCCGCATCGCCACGCCCGACGGTGCCCAGATCCCTCTGGCCCAGGTAGCCGATCTCCGCATTGAGGGAGGGCCAGCCATGCTCACTAGCGACAACAGTCGTCTGAACAGTTGGATCTACATCGACCTGAAGCCCGGCACCAACATCGGTGCCTATGTGCCCCGCGCCAAAGCGGCGATTGCGAAAGCCGTCCGTCTCCCAGGAGGTTATACCATCTCCTGGGTAGGCCAGTATCAGGTCATGGAGCAGGCCGCCAAGCGCCTGGAGCTGGTCATTCCCGCCGTCATTCTACTGATCGCCCTGCTCCTCTACTTCAACTTCAAAAATTGGGTGGAGGTGACCATCATCCTGCTCACCCTGCCCCTGTCCCTGGTCGGCGGTTTCTGGCTCGTCTACTGGCTCGGCTACAAACTCTCGGTGGCCGTGGCTGTGGGCTTCATCGCCCTGGCGGGGGTGGCGGCAGAATTCGGGGTGGTGATGCTCCTCTACCTGGATCAGGCCCTCATCCGGCGGCAGGCCCGTGACGCCTTGCAGACCTGGCACGACCTTCAGTTGGCCGTCATCGAGGGGACCATGCTGCGCCTGCGGCCTCTGGCCATGACCTTGACCCTGGTGGTGGGTGGCCTCTTACCTATCATGTTCAGCCATGGCGCCGGCGCCGATGTGATGAAGCGTATTGCCGCCCCCATGGTGGGCGGTATGTTCAGCGCCGCGTTACTGGCGCTGCTGGTGATCCCTGCACTCTACGCCCTGTGGCAGAAGCGGCGATTGGGCCTGCGCTGA
- a CDS encoding cytochrome b/b6 domain-containing protein, which translates to MTSTTDNRYILHPVWDPLLRALHWWMALAMMAQFTSGATLLVLGNDMSDALMGKIDIIHYVGGYAFAAGLVVRIIWLFVGPPTARWRDLLPLTSAQRRIWRETLACYLSGFRRPISPYRGHNAFAGPAYLAFFLIAVVQIALGIRLSLMPGSEAMNSPLMVMHEWGFFLLLAFVIVHVVLVMAHEIAGRHGLISAMIHGHKGFTESEHQALHADWDAALSVQADPSGGTEGLDDMTSNNGDDTKTRHE; encoded by the coding sequence ATGACATCGACAACGGATAACCGTTATATCCTGCACCCTGTCTGGGACCCGCTGCTGCGGGCACTGCATTGGTGGATGGCGCTTGCCATGATGGCGCAATTCACCTCAGGCGCGACCCTCCTGGTCTTGGGTAACGACATGTCTGACGCCCTGATGGGAAAGATCGACATCATCCATTATGTCGGCGGCTATGCTTTCGCCGCCGGGCTGGTGGTGCGCATCATCTGGCTCTTTGTCGGCCCGCCGACGGCGCGCTGGCGCGACCTCCTGCCCCTGACGTCAGCCCAGCGCCGCATCTGGCGGGAAACCCTCGCCTGCTATCTGAGCGGTTTTCGCCGCCCGATTTCTCCCTATCGGGGGCATAACGCTTTTGCCGGTCCTGCCTATCTCGCCTTTTTCCTGATTGCCGTGGTGCAGATCGCCTTGGGTATCCGTCTCTCGCTCATGCCGGGTAGTGAAGCGATGAATTCCCCATTGATGGTGATGCATGAATGGGGTTTCTTTCTGTTGCTTGCCTTCGTCATTGTCCATGTGGTGCTCGTGATGGCGCACGAGATCGCGGGCCGCCACGGTTTGATATCGGCCATGATCCACGGCCACAAGGGATTCACCGAGTCGGAGCACCAAGCCCTTCATGCCGATTGGGACGCTGCGCTCAGTGTCCAGGCGGACCCGAGCGGCGGGACGGAAGGGCTGGACGATATGACTTCAAATAACGGAGATGACACGAAAACCAGGCATGAGTGA
- a CDS encoding helix-turn-helix domain-containing protein yields METKTPEAQTESPHETAAPSKEGGGSPMSMEMKMMKKMMGQHSHGGGGSMAMMQKMMGQKGEEAESGDNPMQQMMGTCMGMCTEMLDTMRRTTSLAVYAQPELHQLFEEWLAAREGDVLKLIEERGGSLDPEALAAALSMSPASVTALLAHLQNQGKIRLHAETVEKS; encoded by the coding sequence ATGGAAACGAAAACACCAGAGGCTCAGACGGAGAGTCCGCACGAAACTGCCGCGCCGTCGAAAGAAGGTGGTGGTAGCCCCATGTCCATGGAAATGAAGATGATGAAAAAAATGATGGGGCAGCACAGCCATGGTGGCGGAGGCTCTATGGCGATGATGCAGAAGATGATGGGCCAGAAAGGAGAAGAAGCGGAAAGCGGCGACAATCCGATGCAACAGATGATGGGGACATGCATGGGAATGTGTACGGAAATGCTGGACACCATGCGTCGCACCACTTCACTGGCGGTCTATGCGCAGCCTGAACTTCACCAACTTTTTGAAGAATGGCTCGCGGCCCGGGAAGGTGATGTTCTAAAGCTTATTGAGGAGCGCGGCGGCAGCCTGGACCCGGAGGCTCTGGCCGCCGCGCTTTCCATGAGTCCGGCGAGCGTGACCGCTCTGCTGGCCCACTTGCAGAATCAGGGAAAAATCCGCCTGCATGCGGAAACTGTCGAAAAATCCTAA
- a CDS encoding efflux RND transporter permease subunit, whose product MLKAIIRFSIRFRGVIIALAFLLFGYGLYTLSQVKLDTFPSFTPPLVTVATEAPGLSPEQVATLVTQPIENTLSGTLGLQSMRSRSIQGLSVITLTFHNGTNIYRDRQIVAERLNAVAGQLPLGVRAPFLTPLTSATGVVQVLGLTSDTRSLMTLRTLADWLLKPQLLSIPGVANVAIYGGQVRELQIQVEPGKLVRFGLSFQDIVRAAQRATGVRGAGFLEDTNQRIAIRTEGQSITAPQLANVVILRRQGADLRLGDVAHVVAAPAPAIGGATIGGKQGVILNVEEQYGANTLAVTRALKDRLQQLGPVLTAQGVSLHPDLFRQASYIETAIAHLRGALLLGAVLVIAVLFLFLFNVRTALISATAIPLSLLTAIIVLNALGASINTMTLGGLAIAIGEVADDAIIDVENIFRRLRENRIRPQPSSIAKVVFSSSWEVRGAVTYATFIVALVFLPVLSLSGVAGKLFAPLGEAYIAAVFASLGVALTVTPALAYLLLERTPSRSLEHAWIRKVKAAQARLLTTTEGHSRWLIVGITLLFLTAMAVLHSFGNNFLPEFRERHFIVHVSTEPGTSLAESLRLGRRISLALGRIPAVRSVAQRVGRAERTGTDTYGVNVSEFIVGLKPLSGDAQEHVLTRIRKALSEFPGVGFSVETPLSDRIEETISGYTAPVIVSVFGTNFNLLYEKAREIASVLEQLQGAVDVRMHAPPSAPQLTIRLRQTALARWGFEPVGVLDAIQTAYAGTTVAQTYQGNRVFNVVVTLDPAERQNPVQVGNLPLRNPNGWVVPLRDLADIHESFGPYAILETAGQPVQTVTTNVQGRALSGFVQEAERRIHTEVRFPPGTYVVFSGAAEAQAKAQRELLMHALMAGVGIVLLLFIALRRTRALFLVLLNLPFALIGGVAAVLFTSGVLSLGSLVGFVTIFGISLRNSIMLISHYQHLVEVEGMSWGREAAIRGAQERLVPILMTALVTALGLLPLALASGAPGNEIEGPMAQVILGGLITSTALNLLVLPTMALRFGRFGYAAGR is encoded by the coding sequence ATGCTCAAGGCCATCATCCGTTTCTCCATCCGCTTTCGCGGGGTGATCATCGCCCTGGCGTTTTTATTGTTCGGTTATGGCCTCTACACCCTTTCCCAGGTGAAGCTGGACACCTTTCCCAGTTTCACGCCGCCGCTCGTGACCGTGGCAACGGAAGCCCCGGGCCTTTCGCCCGAGCAAGTGGCGACCCTGGTCACCCAGCCCATCGAGAACACGTTATCCGGGACGCTCGGTTTGCAGTCCATGCGTTCGCGGTCCATTCAAGGACTGTCGGTAATCACCTTGACGTTCCACAACGGGACGAACATTTACCGGGACCGCCAGATCGTGGCCGAACGGCTGAATGCTGTCGCCGGACAGTTGCCCCTCGGGGTGCGCGCACCTTTCTTGACCCCGTTGACGTCGGCGACGGGCGTGGTCCAAGTGCTGGGCCTTACGTCGGATACCCGTTCGCTGATGACCCTGCGCACCTTGGCCGATTGGCTGCTGAAACCCCAACTGCTCAGCATCCCCGGCGTGGCGAATGTCGCCATATATGGTGGGCAGGTGCGCGAACTGCAGATCCAGGTCGAACCGGGAAAGCTGGTCCGTTTCGGACTGTCGTTCCAAGACATCGTCCGCGCCGCGCAACGGGCCACCGGGGTACGGGGGGCTGGTTTCCTGGAGGACACCAACCAAAGGATCGCCATACGTACCGAGGGCCAAAGCATCACCGCCCCCCAGTTGGCGAACGTGGTCATCCTGCGTCGCCAGGGCGCGGATCTCCGTTTGGGTGATGTGGCGCATGTGGTGGCGGCGCCGGCGCCGGCCATCGGCGGCGCTACCATAGGCGGCAAGCAAGGAGTCATCCTCAATGTCGAGGAACAATACGGCGCCAACACCCTGGCGGTGACCAGGGCATTGAAGGATCGTCTCCAACAGCTTGGCCCGGTGCTGACGGCGCAAGGGGTGTCCCTGCATCCTGATCTTTTTCGGCAGGCCAGTTACATAGAAACCGCCATTGCCCACCTGCGCGGGGCGCTCCTGTTGGGAGCCGTCCTCGTCATCGCCGTGCTCTTTCTCTTTCTGTTCAATGTGCGCACCGCTTTGATATCGGCGACCGCCATCCCCCTTTCGCTGCTTACTGCGATCATCGTTCTCAACGCGCTGGGCGCCAGCATCAATACCATGACCTTGGGTGGGCTTGCCATCGCCATTGGTGAGGTGGCGGACGACGCCATCATCGACGTCGAGAACATCTTTCGGCGTCTGCGCGAAAACCGCATCCGACCACAACCCTCATCCATCGCGAAGGTAGTGTTCAGCAGTTCATGGGAAGTGCGGGGGGCGGTGACCTACGCGACCTTTATCGTGGCCTTGGTCTTCCTGCCGGTGCTGTCGCTCTCCGGGGTAGCCGGTAAGCTCTTCGCGCCGCTGGGAGAGGCTTATATCGCGGCCGTCTTCGCCTCTTTGGGGGTCGCGCTGACCGTGACCCCTGCCCTGGCCTACCTGCTGCTTGAACGCACACCATCCCGCTCGCTGGAGCATGCCTGGATTCGCAAGGTCAAGGCGGCCCAGGCACGGTTACTCACTACCACAGAGGGCCACAGTCGGTGGCTGATCGTGGGAATTACGCTACTGTTCCTGACGGCGATGGCGGTCTTGCATTCATTCGGAAATAATTTTCTACCGGAATTTAGGGAACGACATTTCATCGTGCATGTATCCACCGAACCGGGCACCTCGCTTGCCGAGTCGTTACGACTCGGGCGCCGCATTTCTTTGGCCCTTGGCCGTATCCCAGCCGTGCGCTCGGTAGCCCAGCGGGTGGGACGTGCAGAGAGGACGGGTACGGATACTTACGGCGTCAACGTGAGCGAATTTATCGTCGGTCTCAAACCCCTTTCCGGGGATGCCCAAGAGCATGTCCTGACCCGGATCCGCAAAGCCCTCTCGGAGTTTCCAGGGGTGGGTTTCTCTGTTGAAACCCCATTGTCGGATCGTATTGAAGAAACGATCTCCGGTTACACCGCACCGGTAATAGTCAGCGTCTTTGGCACGAATTTCAATCTGCTTTATGAAAAAGCGCGGGAAATCGCCTCGGTTCTCGAGCAGTTACAAGGCGCCGTGGATGTGCGGATGCACGCCCCGCCAAGTGCGCCGCAACTGACCATTCGCCTTCGACAGACGGCGTTGGCCCGCTGGGGATTCGAGCCGGTGGGCGTGCTCGACGCGATCCAAACCGCCTACGCGGGCACCACGGTCGCGCAAACCTATCAAGGTAACCGAGTATTCAATGTGGTAGTAACGCTTGATCCCGCTGAACGGCAGAATCCGGTGCAGGTGGGCAATCTGCCCTTGCGCAACCCGAATGGATGGGTCGTCCCGTTGCGGGACTTGGCCGACATCCATGAAAGCTTCGGACCCTATGCCATTCTCGAAACCGCTGGGCAGCCAGTGCAGACCGTCACGACGAATGTCCAGGGGCGGGCGTTGAGCGGTTTCGTGCAAGAGGCCGAGCGGCGTATTCACACGGAGGTCCGTTTTCCGCCCGGAACCTACGTGGTCTTTTCGGGTGCCGCGGAGGCACAGGCGAAAGCGCAACGCGAACTGCTCATGCATGCACTGATGGCGGGAGTGGGTATCGTTCTCCTGCTTTTCATCGCCCTGCGCCGTACGCGCGCCTTGTTCTTGGTGCTCCTCAATCTGCCCTTCGCCCTGATCGGCGGGGTAGCGGCCGTGCTGTTCACCAGCGGCGTACTGTCGCTTGGCTCGCTGGTGGGCTTCGTGACCATCTTCGGCATCAGCTTGCGCAATTCCATCATGCTGATTTCCCATTACCAGCATCTGGTTGAGGTGGAAGGCATGTCTTGGGGGCGGGAGGCGGCGATCCGAGGCGCCCAGGAGCGGCTAGTGCCCATCCTCATGACGGCCTTGGTTACGGCCTTGGGCCTGCTCCCGTTAGCGCTCGCCAGCGGAGCACCGGGCAACGAGATCGAAGGGCCTATGGCACAAGTCATTCTCGGCGGCCTGATCACATCGACCGCTTTGAACCTGCTGGTGCTACCGACCATGGCTTTACGTTTCGGGCGCTTCGGATATGCCGCGGGCCGATAG
- a CDS encoding FAD-dependent oxidoreductase translates to MKKQITIIGTGFASLFFIRYFLSIPIFPVIAYFFPRLYSRYDITVIGNGRFIYFPAIPEFLTRKRNKKNITVDIRPFLRRRNIRLIDGAVIDIQDGGRTVITHDGEYKNDYLFIGIGPAFRKDDTPGTEDYTYSPCYGPDDMDGFVKKLESLSGGVIYVGYKINRRDGFVAGRPGPMYECACLLDYALRERGVRNNFEIHFFSPDRSPGEKGAITDRLRERGIILDDGYEPAEFLDGRMADKDGTFRKADLVLYSPEITGPSLVQKSCLPVSIGGHIDVDKYGQVKGLPRVFAAGDCATHENPPPWVPHQAHMAQLRASAAAKNMKEILNGKRSTNLYRQELSCILDMEDDAMWLHRSEDGRPPFRNIFPRRSKSLIFVKEAFERMFLFYLRYL, encoded by the coding sequence ATGAAGAAACAAATTACCATCATAGGCACCGGATTCGCATCCCTGTTCTTCATTAGGTATTTTCTCTCCATCCCCATCTTTCCTGTCATCGCTTATTTTTTTCCAAGGTTATATTCCCGATACGACATCACGGTAATCGGAAATGGGAGGTTCATTTACTTTCCGGCAATTCCTGAGTTCCTCACAAGGAAACGAAACAAAAAAAATATCACCGTTGATATCCGTCCATTTCTTAGGCGGCGGAACATTCGCCTTATTGATGGTGCCGTTATCGATATACAGGATGGTGGGCGAACCGTGATTACCCATGATGGAGAATACAAGAATGACTATCTATTTATAGGCATAGGACCAGCCTTTAGGAAAGACGATACTCCTGGAACAGAAGACTACACATATTCGCCATGTTATGGTCCGGATGACATGGATGGATTTGTAAAAAAACTGGAATCCCTGAGTGGTGGTGTCATATATGTCGGCTATAAGATTAACCGGAGGGACGGTTTCGTTGCCGGACGTCCCGGCCCCATGTATGAATGCGCCTGCCTCTTGGACTACGCCTTGAGAGAAAGAGGGGTAAGAAATAATTTTGAGATTCATTTCTTTTCCCCAGATAGAAGCCCGGGAGAGAAAGGTGCGATAACCGATCGACTACGTGAGCGCGGGATTATCCTTGACGATGGATATGAGCCAGCAGAATTTTTAGATGGAAGGATGGCCGATAAGGATGGCACGTTCAGGAAGGCCGATTTGGTCCTCTATTCCCCTGAAATAACGGGACCATCGCTTGTGCAGAAGTCATGCCTTCCCGTGTCTATTGGCGGCCACATTGATGTAGATAAATATGGACAGGTAAAGGGGCTACCTCGTGTTTTTGCTGCAGGAGATTGTGCTACTCATGAAAACCCACCGCCATGGGTGCCGCATCAAGCCCACATGGCTCAACTTCGCGCTAGCGCAGCGGCAAAAAACATGAAAGAAATCTTAAATGGCAAGAGATCCACGAATCTTTATAGACAGGAGCTTTCGTGTATCCTAGATATGGAGGATGATGCCATGTGGCTACATAGATCGGAAGACGGTAGACCCCCGTTTCGAAATATTTTTCCGCGGCGTTCGAAGAGCTTGATTTTTGTAAAAGAAGCATTCGAACGAATGTTCCTGTTCTATCTTCGCTATTTGTAG
- a CDS encoding SHOCT domain-containing protein produces the protein MNGMDAAQRKKGIRMAGIAIGLMMAPVCALAQTVATATSQAPVYRQTVPPAAYYYGPDMMGGWGSGYYGPGMMGGFGLFWGLLWLLVIVGGVALLIRGAFVCRHRHGCGSGVNDNGSVALKLLNERYARGEITREEYQKMRKDLE, from the coding sequence ATGAACGGCATGGATGCAGCACAGCGAAAAAAGGGAATCCGCATGGCCGGCATAGCGATAGGGTTAATGATGGCACCGGTATGCGCCTTGGCGCAAACGGTTGCTACCGCCACTAGTCAAGCGCCGGTTTACCGCCAGACGGTGCCGCCCGCAGCCTACTACTATGGCCCGGACATGATGGGTGGTTGGGGCTCCGGCTATTACGGTCCTGGCATGATGGGCGGTTTCGGACTGTTTTGGGGATTGCTGTGGCTGCTGGTCATCGTGGGTGGCGTTGCCTTGCTGATACGCGGGGCTTTTGTCTGCAGACATCGCCATGGGTGCGGGAGCGGCGTGAATGACAATGGAAGTGTCGCTCTCAAGCTTCTGAACGAGCGCTATGCGCGCGGCGAGATCACCCGCGAAGAATACCAGAAGATGCGCAAGGATCTGGAATAA
- a CDS encoding copper-binding protein, with protein sequence MKRFYLTLILACSAAATLPAYAATGNVPGKDNMRTVSGQATKAQTFMGQGKINSINPDANTVNIAMGPVRALGWPSMSMNFLLQNTAMLNGLKTGEIVNFVFAKDTAGGYVITRITPVRQ encoded by the coding sequence ATGAAACGTTTTTATCTCACCCTCATCCTGGCGTGTTCGGCGGCGGCCACGCTTCCGGCATATGCGGCCACGGGCAACGTGCCAGGCAAGGACAATATGCGCACTGTGTCGGGCCAAGCGACCAAGGCCCAAACCTTCATGGGGCAGGGCAAAATCAACAGCATCAATCCTGATGCGAACACGGTCAACATTGCCATGGGTCCCGTCAGGGCCCTTGGCTGGCCCAGTATGTCAATGAATTTCTTGCTCCAGAACACGGCCATGCTCAACGGCCTCAAGACTGGAGAGATCGTGAATTTCGTCTTCGCAAAGGATACCGCCGGGGGGTACGTCATCACTAGGATCACGCCGGTCAGACAATGA
- a CDS encoding IS110 family transposase: MKEITTLGIDLAKNIYQLHGVDRHGKPILKKAVSRAKLLETLGNLPPCLVGIEACGGAHHWAREIGNLGHQVRIIAPQFVVPYRKSGKNDANDAEAICEAVSRPSMRFVAIKTLEQQAVLVVHRVREAIKAERTALINQIRGLLQEFGIVLPQGAATFSKRLVEALADSEIPLDAVSVFSELRGHLLRLEERLADYDRKIARLAQDETARRLAEIPGIGPVTATAAVATVGDARLFRNGRELAAWVGLVPRQSSSGGKTRLGRITKQGDSYLRTLFVQGALVVIRHLGEKTDPRSQWIRALVARRGIQKAAVALAAKMVRTAWAIMARGEHYRLAASG, translated from the coding sequence ATGAAAGAAATTACAACCCTGGGCATCGACCTGGCAAAAAATATCTACCAACTGCATGGTGTGGATCGCCATGGTAAGCCCATTCTGAAAAAGGCTGTCAGTCGGGCCAAGCTGCTGGAGACGCTGGGCAATCTGCCGCCGTGTCTCGTGGGCATCGAAGCTTGCGGCGGCGCCCATCACTGGGCACGGGAGATTGGCAATCTGGGCCACCAGGTACGCATCATTGCGCCCCAATTCGTCGTTCCCTACCGCAAGAGCGGCAAGAACGACGCCAATGATGCAGAAGCCATCTGCGAGGCGGTATCCCGCCCGAGCATGCGTTTCGTCGCCATCAAGACACTGGAACAGCAGGCGGTCTTGGTAGTGCATCGAGTACGCGAGGCAATCAAGGCGGAACGGACGGCGTTGATCAACCAGATCCGGGGGTTGTTACAGGAATTTGGCATTGTCCTGCCCCAAGGAGCGGCAACCTTTTCCAAGCGGCTGGTGGAAGCACTGGCGGACTCGGAAATCCCCCTGGATGCGGTGAGCGTCTTTTCCGAATTGCGCGGGCATCTGCTGCGGCTGGAAGAGCGGCTGGCGGATTATGACCGGAAGATCGCACGTCTGGCACAAGACGAGACGGCGCGGCGGCTGGCGGAGATTCCCGGCATTGGTCCAGTCACCGCTACGGCGGCGGTGGCGACGGTGGGTGACGCTAGGCTTTTTCGCAATGGTCGGGAACTCGCGGCCTGGGTTGGGCTGGTGCCGAGGCAATCCAGTTCTGGTGGAAAGACCCGCTTGGGAAGGATTACCAAGCAGGGAGACAGTTACCTGCGCACCCTGTTTGTACAGGGGGCCTTGGTCGTGATCCGGCATCTGGGAGAAAAGACCGATCCGCGATCTCAATGGATCAGAGCACTAGTGGCGCGCCGGGGGATTCAGAAGGCCGCTGTGGCGCTGGCGGCCAAGATGGTACGGACGGCGTGGGCCATTATGGCGCGGGGCGAGCATTACCGGTTGGCAGCCAGTGGCTAA